In Alosa alosa isolate M-15738 ecotype Scorff River chromosome 19, AALO_Geno_1.1, whole genome shotgun sequence, a genomic segment contains:
- the gsc gene encoding homeobox protein goosecoid encodes MPAGMFSIDSILAGRPTCKDSVLIHRNAPVVFPNLTDSLYTAAEYNGLYSHTGPSTPSIQSVNGTRIGYNNYYYGQLHVQAPAGPACCGAIPTLGSQQCPCIPTGFDSTGSVLISPVPHQMMSYMNVGTLSRTELQLLNQLHCRRKRRHRTIFTDEQLEALENLFQETKYPDVGTREQLARKVHLREEKVEVWFKNRRAKWRRQKRSSSEESENSQKWNKSAKTPTEKPDESKSDVESDS; translated from the exons ATGCCAGCGGGAATGTTCAGCATTGACAGCATACTGGCGGGGAGACCAACTTGCAAGGACTCCGTGTTGATCCATCGGAATGCTCCTGTTGTGTTCCCCAACTTGACGGATTCTTTGTACACTGCTGCCGAATATAACGGTCTTTATTCTCACACTGGACCCTCGACACCGAGCATACAGTCGGTAAACGGAaccagaataggctataataacTATTATTATGGCCAACTTCATGTACAAGCACCAGCTGGCCCCGCCTGCTGTGGCGCCATTCCTACGCTTGGTTCACAGCAATGCCCATGCATTCctacag GCTTCGACAGTACCGGATCGGTGCTTATCTCCCCGGTGCCCCACCAGATGATGTCGTATATGAACGTGGGCACGCTGTCCCGCACAGAACTTCAGCTCCTCAACCAGCTGCACTGCCGACGAAAGAGGAGACATCGCACCATCTTCACCGACGAGCAGCTCGAGGCTTTGGAAAACCTTTTCCAAGAAACGAAATATCCGGACGTTGGGACACGGGAGCAGTTAGCGCGTAAAGTCCACCTACGAGAGGAGAAAGTCGAG GTGTGGTTCAAAAACAGACGGGCAAAATGGAGAAGACAGAAAAGGTCGTCCTCTGAAGAATCAGAGAACTCGCAGAAATGGAACAAATCAGCGAAAACGCCGACAGAGAAACCAGACGAGAGCAAAAGTGATGTGGAATCAGACAGCTGA